The stretch of DNA ctgcaacactattcatgtggtcccctttctccactaacccattttgttaccattttatctcacaaaatatccgtcacaaataataacccgtcacaagggagaccaattaaTCGCATAATCACACTAATTTTCCAACTAGTTAATTATTAAAGTATGTGAGAACCACACCAACTGTCGTGATTGACAGCTTGATTTTACCTTTAATAATGCCGTGCACTTAAATTCGTTCTTTAACTACCCCACTGCCCACTGTCCTCGAAAATGCGTATTACTCTTCGTTGAAAAGAAAAGGTTAGCCCAAGTTACACTCCAGAAGACCGGGACTTAAAACCATAGATCAACCTTAACCATACAAGTATCAATCTTGATTAAAAATAAGAGCCAAGACttaaactaattagaacgaaaaTTCAACATTCTTTGATAATCACACATTTTATCTTACTTAGCTTCATTTGAAGGATATGGGTCATTCGAGCAGGATTTTAGTTCAGGTTATTTTTGGGTCTCGATATATTAGGTCGAGTTGTTTTCGAGTCGAGTCACTTCTCTCGTTGTGTTTGGGTCCTAATTTCACTTAACTGTCCAAGGATTATTCGATAGACAAAAATTGTTTTTCTTCTCATTTCAACTGTAGTTAACATTGATTTTGTCTATAAGGCATCCTTAAACgcctacacaaattctcatttgtgacggacatatcAATCGCAAACTTGCGACGAGTCGAGTTCTATCtatgtgggtagataagacaaaagcagagtGTTTCGAGAGTAGCAATCTGTTTTCTTTTATCTATCCACATGAATAATACTTAACCTGTCGTCGTAAACTTGTAACGGATATGCCTGATACAGAGGATACTTGATGAAACGCCTAAGTTTACTTAGCTAATCCTTGTGTACTCTTCTGAACAAGGCTTAATTAATCATGATTAAAAATAACAGTTGACCAAGACTTTTGCTCAACCTTAACCATACAAGTATCAATCATGATTAAAAATAATATCAGAAGACCAAGACTAACCAAGAGCGAACATTCAACCATTCACCATCATGTTTAACtataaaatataaattttattaaatttaataacAAATAtacttttaaaaataaaatcgtacatatatataactataaaatataaattttattaaatttaaataacgtgtcccgtgtctTGAATTTCATCGGATACCGTGTCTGTGTGTCCGTGTCCGTTTCATTGATACCTAGCCAAAGACTCCATTATCTCCATCAAAGTAGATTGTGATTAAAATTATGGACCACAATCTACTATAAGTAAATGCACACAACAACCTAGGCTGTGACCTTCTGCATGAGAAGGTACAAATTGGTTAAGATTAATAAAGTGAGTTTAAGAGTAAACTTGGATAGTGACCTAATTAGAGCGACCTGAAAATGGTTTAACTACTCCATGGCCCACGGTCCTTGAAAATGCGTATACCTCTTCGTTGAAAAGGATAGCCCAAGTTACACTCCAGACGACCAAGACTTAAAACCATAGCCATACAAGTATCAAGATAAAAAATATCACAAGACCCAAGACTTAACCAATTAAAACGAAGATTCAACATTCACCAGCATATTAATTCGTTTAAATGCTCATCACTTTGATAACCACACATTTATCTTACTTAGCTTCATTTGAAGGATATGGGTCATTCGAGCATGATTTTGGATCAGGTCATTTTTCGGTCCCGATATATTGGGTCGAGTTGTTTTCGAGTCGAGTTCCTTCTCCAGTTGTGTTTGGGACCTAATTTTACTTAACTGTCTAAGGATTATTCGACTGAGAAAAATTGTTTTTCTTCTCGTTTCAACTGCAGTTAACAGGGATTTTGTCTATAAGGCGTCCCTAAACGCttacacaaattttcatttatgACAAGTATATCcatcgcaagcttgcgacgggttaAGTAATACCCATGTGGGTATATAAGACAAAAGCAGAGTACCTAAATAGTAACAATCTGTTTTATCTTATCTACCCATATGAATAATACTTAACCTGTCGTcgtaagcttgtgacggatatgtccatTACAAAAGAGACTTGGTGAAACACCTAAGCTTACATAGCTAATCCTTATATACTCTTCTAAACGAGTTTTAATTAATCATGATTAAAAATAACAGTTGACCAAGACTTTTGCTCAACCGTAACCATACAAGTATCAATCATGATTAAAAATAATATCAAAAGACCAAGACTAACCAAGAACGAACATGGTATTTAGACACATTTTGGCCACACCTTTaaacggaatcaagttgaattcGAGGTGAATGATGTAGCCGGTGGGTTGTTTTGCGATGGAATAGTGGGATGTCGAAATAGAATAATTATAAgttggttttggaaataagaatgaattataattaatgtcaagtttcttcacttatttaaatttaatatattttCAAAAGTAAAATcgtaaatataaattttattaaatttaaataacgtgtcccgtgtcctgaatttcatgggatgccgtgtctCTTTGTCCGTGTTCGTTTCGATGATATCTAGCCCAAGAGTCCATTATCTCCGTCAAAGTAGACTATGATTAAAATTATGGAGTGCATTCTACTATAAATATATGCACACGACAACCTTCTAATCAATATAAAAAACATTATTGTTACCCAACAAAAAATCAACATAATAAATATTATTCTCGAATTAATTATATTTATACTTGACCATTTTGAATAACAATGAGTTCCCATTTCTTTCGTAGATCATATAAACACCTTCTAATTGTACTCTTCAGTGTTTGGCTAACATACTATAGTTGCCATGCCGGATCATTGGAGGTTAATAAAACCCACTTCCAATGTGTGGAGAGTGAGAGAGATGCTCTGCTTCACTTCAAACAGGGCATTAGTGTTGACCATTGTGGACTCCTAGATTCTTGGGGACACACTCTGGATTGCTGCCGATGGCCCGGAATTCGCTGCGACAACCAATCCGGTCATGTCATTGGTATCAAACTTCGTGGTTCTGGTTCTGGTTCCGATTATTACTATGGCATTGCGGAATCCTACAATCCTTGTTTTGAAGGTACACTCAGTGTTTCCCTTATTAATTTGAAGCATTTGAAATATTTGGACCTTAGTTATAATAATTTCAGTGGGCAATTACCCAAGTTTATAGGTTCACTTGCTAGTTTAGAGCAACTTAACCTCTCCCACTCTGGGTTTTGGGGTGTTATTCCTCAAGAGATCGGAAATCTTTCAAGATTAACATCCCTCGATCTTAATGTTGAATATAGCATGAGGTCGATGGGGGTGGATAACTTGTGGTGGCTTTCGCGTATGAGGTTGTTAAGGGAAGTGGACATGAGTGGTATTGATCTGAGTGCAACTACAAACATCTGGCTCTCTATTGTTAACAACCTACCTTCTTTACGAGAGCTTCGTTTGGTTGATTGTCAATTATCTCAAAACTCACCTTCTTCTCTTTCATATATTAATTCATCAACAACCCTTACTGTCATCGACCTTCATAATAATAACTTGAATGACACGTCAATATTTGAGTGGTTGTTCAACTTGAGTGGACTTGAGACCAACCTTATATATCTTGACCTCTCCTTAAACCCTATGTTTGCTAATAATCTGCAACTAACTTTACATGCTATGAAACTTCTTGATAACTTATGTAGCTTGCAAACCTTGGACATGACAAACACCAATCTCAACTACAAGTTCTCTGACATCCTCCAATCCTTTTCTACATGTCCTCACAAGGCATTAGTGTCTCTAATATTAGGTGGAAACCAAGTTTGGGGCTCGATTTCGGACAGCATTGGGGCATTTTATTTCTTAAAGGAATTAAGAGTTAGAGATAATAATCTGAATGGGACCATTACTCAATCCATCGGGAAACTTACGATGCTCGAGACATTGGATCTTTCTTTTAATTCATTGAATGGAACTCTCACAATTTCCCACTTATCAAACCATTCAAAACTACGTTATTTGGATTTGTCATTGAACAAAGAAGTTGTGGTTAACATTAGTGTTGATTGGATTCCTCCATTTCAGCTCCATACGCTAGTTCTAGGATCATGCAAGATAGGCCCTTATTTTCCAAGATGGATTACAACTCAAAAAAACTTGTTCATGCTTGATATATCCAATGCTAGTATTTCAGACACTATTCCTATTTCCTTTTGGAGCTCGAGCTTGTTGTCGGGAATTGGCTCTCTAGACATGTCTCgcaatatgatttatggtatgATTCCAGATGTATCAATCATCTTTAATAACTCCCCTGAAATTGACTTGAGTTACAACTTCTTGGAAGGTGTAATACCCTCATTTCTAAGAAATAATGTATCACATCTATATCTAAACAATAACAAGTTTTCAGAAGGCCTTTTTAATTTATTGTGCTCACACACACAAGTTATCAGAAGTCCTCTTTCCCATCTTGATATATCCAACAACTTCCTTTCAGAAAAGTTTCCGAACTGTTGGAGCTATTTTGATCAATTAGTTAACTTGTATCTAGAGAACAATAGTCTTTGGGGAAACTTACCAACCT from Silene latifolia isolate original U9 population chromosome 10, ASM4854445v1, whole genome shotgun sequence encodes:
- the LOC141608527 gene encoding receptor-like protein EIX1; amino-acid sequence: MSSHFFRRSYKHLLIVLFSVWLTYYSCHAGSLEVNKTHFQCVESERDALLHFKQGISVDHCGLLDSWGHTLDCCRWPGIRCDNQSGHVIGIKLRGSGSGSDYYYGIAESYNPCFEGTLSVSLINLKHLKYLDLSYNNFSGQLPKFIGSLASLEQLNLSHSGFWGVIPQEIGNLSRLTSLDLNVEYSMRSMGVDNLWWLSRMRLLREVDMSGIDLSATTNIWLSIVNNLPSLRELRLVDCQLSQNSPSSLSYINSSTTLTVIDLHNNNLNDTSIFEWLFNLSGLETNLIYLDLSLNPMFANNLQLTLHAMKLLDNLCSLQTLDMTNTNLNYKFSDILQSFSTCPHKALVSLILGGNQVWGSISDSIGAFYFLKELRVRDNNLNGTITQSIGKLTMLETLDLSFNSLNGTLTISHLSNHSKLRYLDLSLNKEVVVNISVDWIPPFQLHTLVLGSCKIGPYFPRWITTQKNLFMLDISNASISDTIPISFWSSSLLSGIGSLDMSRNMIYGMIPDVSIIFNNSPEIDLSYNFLEGVIPSFLRNNVSHLYLNNNKFSEGLFNLLCSHTQVIRSPLSHLDISNNFLSEKFPNCWSYFDQLVNLYLENNSLWGNLPTSMGALDQLQGLQLSNNNLSGEIPASLVNCKSLAFLDVANNSLVGHIPPSFGHSFRNLVILNLQNNGFTGVLPTSFCDLSQLQLMDLSGNHISGTIPKCLYKLVSMSNTDDMSFEQRLAYNDNTRVMWKRNEQTFGASDSLELLKGIDISNNKLEGHIPEGISSLVGLEFLNLSRNNLSGFIMPRIGQLTSLESLDLSHNHLTGEIPASLAQVSYLTTFDISDNNLTGKIPVGTQLQSFDASNYMGNPGLCGAPLPTCAGDEAPTIAPNGYHKQDTKDDFMLGLYISVILGFIVGFWGVCGTLVVKRSWRHAYFRFYEDIKDRVYVIWGHLNKIENCVAVRFLNRINQITEKNRCTDDKLAGCHDSNHMDRLIDITIALPDVLATPVRRFVTAERYQLPTEPRRIPVMVQA